The genomic segment TGAACGCCATGGCGGAGGTGCTGCAGCTGCGCCTGCGCGACCAGCTCCGCGAGGACCTGGGCGGCACCTACGGCGTGGGGGTGAGCGCCTCCGCCGTGCGCGACCCGCGCCCCACCTACACGGTGAGCGTGGGCTTCGGCACCTCGCCGGAGCGGGTGGACGAGCTGACGGCGGTGGTCTTCGCGCAGATCGACTCGCTGAAGCGCGCCGGCCCCACGGAGGAGGAGCTGCGCAAGGTGCGCGAGGCGGCCCGCCGCTCGCGCGAGACGGAGATGCGGGACAACGGATTCTGGATCTCGCAGATCGTGTCGTACGTGGGGAACGGGTGGCCGCTGCAGGAGATCCTCGTCGGCGGGGAGCGGATTGCTCGCGTGGACGCCGCCGCGGTGCGCGAGGCCGCGCGCCGCTACCTGGACCGGGGGAACTACGTGCAGGTGTCGCTGGTGCCGGAGAAGTGAGTGGGAAGTGCGAAGTGCGAAACGGCGCCCCCACTGGGATCCTCCGGTGGGGGCGCCGTATTACTTTCGCACTCACGCACTGCCGTTCAGCCGGAGGCGGGCGGGATCCGGAGCGTCTGGCCGGCGCGGATCCGGTCGCCGCGGATCTGGTTCTCCTGGCGGATCTGCTCGGCGGTCACGCCGTGCCGCCGCGCGATGGCGAGGAGCGAGTCGCCGTAGCGCACCCGGTACTCGGTGACGGCCAGGGTCCGCTCCTCGCGCACGCGGGGCCAGTTCACCAGGAACGCGGTGCGCGTGCCCTCGGGGACGCGGATCACGCTCCGCCGGTCGTTGCGGGTGCGGTCCAGCGTGAGCTGCGGGTTCAGGTCCTTGACTTCCTTCACAGGGATCCCGGCGGCGCGGGCGACGGCGTCCAGCGGCGCGCCCGGGTCCACCACGACCTCCTCGTAGGTCATGGGCGCTTCGGGCTGCACCGTGTCGAAGCCGTACTTGGCGGGCTCCTTGGCGATGCGCGCGGCGGCGATCATCAGCGGCACGTAGTCGCGCGTTTCGCGGGGGAGGCGGTTCCAGATGCGGTAGTACGACTCCTCGTCGCCGCGCTCGGAGCCGGTCTCCTCGCGCATGATGCGTGCGACGCGGTTCTCGCCGGTGTTGTACGCGGCGGCCGAGAGGTACCAGGAGCCGAAGCGCTCGTGCAGCTCGGTGAGGTAGTCCAGCGCGGCGTCGGTGGACTTCACCGGGTCGTTGCGCTCGTCCACCGCCCGGTTCACGGCCAGGCCGTAGCGCTTCCCCGTCTCCTCGATGAACTGCCAGAGCCCGGAGGCCGCGGCCGGGGAGTAGGCGGAGGGGTTGAAGCCGGACTCGATCATGGCGAGGTAGATCAGGTCCTGCGGCATCCCGCGCTCGGCGAGCTTGGCCGAGATCATCGGGACGTAGCGTCCGCTCCGCTCAAGGAATCGGGTGAACTCGCCCCGCTTGCTGGTGGTGAAGCGCTCCACCCAGAAGTCCACGCGCTCGTGGTCCAGGTTGGGGAGGTCCCAGTCGGGGCCGGCCGGGGCGGTGGTCGCCACCATCGCGTTGACGGCCACCCCGTCGGGCGCGAACAGGGGTGCCGCGGGAGCCCTGCGGTGCGCGTTCTCCGCGGCGCGCGCGACCCCCATCCCCGTGCCCATGGCCCCCAGCGCGAGCACCGCGCCCCAGCGGCGCAGCGGGGCGGACCGGCGGACGCGTCCCAGGGCCTGGTCCAGGATCCCCGCGCTCCGTTCCGGCGGCGTGTGCTGCATATCGGTCATGTATCAACTCCTGGCTCGTTGCGGATAACTGCTTGGTCCGCAACGTCTTGCAAGATCAGGTCCGCGCGGGGCGGCACTTCGCCGCGCGCGCGGTCCGGAGCGCGAGCACGGGTTCTGCACGGGACTCTCTCCTGACAGGCTGCCCCCCGCGGCGGGGTCCCATTTTTTTGAGCGAGGTGAGCGAGATGGCAAAGGTGCAGGCACGGCGGCTCTCCCGCCGGGAGCAGGTGTCCCTGTTCGCCCGGAACT from the Longimicrobiaceae bacterium genome contains:
- a CDS encoding transglycosylase SLT domain-containing protein, with amino-acid sequence MTDMQHTPPERSAGILDQALGRVRRSAPLRRWGAVLALGAMGTGMGVARAAENAHRRAPAAPLFAPDGVAVNAMVATTAPAGPDWDLPNLDHERVDFWVERFTTSKRGEFTRFLERSGRYVPMISAKLAERGMPQDLIYLAMIESGFNPSAYSPAAASGLWQFIEETGKRYGLAVNRAVDERNDPVKSTDAALDYLTELHERFGSWYLSAAAYNTGENRVARIMREETGSERGDEESYYRIWNRLPRETRDYVPLMIAAARIAKEPAKYGFDTVQPEAPMTYEEVVVDPGAPLDAVARAAGIPVKEVKDLNPQLTLDRTRNDRRSVIRVPEGTRTAFLVNWPRVREERTLAVTEYRVRYGDSLLAIARRHGVTAEQIRQENQIRGDRIRAGQTLRIPPASG